ACCATAAATCATATTACTGGCTGCCACTTCACTCTCTGCTTGTAAGAATACGCCATCTTCTTTTGGTAACTTTCTAGCCATATACGCAGGTAATTCATTCTGGGGTGTAATTGGATATCCAAAGAAATACTTACATCCAGCTTGAATGGCTGCTTCTGCAATGGCTTCATTCCCTTTCATTAATACTTTTTTTCCCATCCTAAAACCTCCCACTATATTATTCGAATTTATATTTCATTATCTAATTAATTTGAAATCAAATAAAATTATTTATTATCATAATTAAATACTAAATAATTTTCAATTACTATAATATAATAAAAAGATAATTTAGTTAAAATGACCAATTTAAATTAAGTTGGTCATTTCAACTAATATTAATATCTAATATAACTTAAAATTTTAACAATCTTTAACAAAATTATTTCACTAAAACTTCTTGTGAAATTGAAAATTAATTTATTCTTCTTTATTAACCTCAATAACTACATCAGGACAAATACTAGCACAGCGACCACAGGATATACACTTATCTTCATCACTAACTGTAGCTGCATGAAAACCTTTGACATTAATCTTATCATCTATAACTACTATATCTACAGGACAAACTGTAGTGCATAGTTCACAACCCTTACATCTATCCTGATCAAACTCTACTTTTGCCACTACACTACCTCCTTTATTATCATTTATTATTATACTCAATATCTTAATTAATATTAAAAGCCATTTCACAATATTATCTATTTATTAAACTAAATTTAAGAATATTTTTTTGCTTCCTCTTCACCTTTTAAAACTCTTAAAGCTCCTTGAGCTAAAGCTTTTAATTCATTTTCTCCTGGATATATATCAATTGGTGCTATAAATGAAACTCTATCTTTAATAATTCCAGTAAATAATTCAGAGTATGCAATTCCACCAGTTAATACAATAGCATCTACATTTCCTTTTAA
This is a stretch of genomic DNA from Selenihalanaerobacter shriftii. It encodes these proteins:
- a CDS encoding 4Fe-4S dicluster domain-containing protein, with translation MAKVEFDQDRCKGCELCTTVCPVDIVVIDDKINVKGFHAATVSDEDKCISCGRCASICPDVVIEVNKEE